The genomic segment ATAAACGGTGCAAATACTAAGCTGACTGACCCAATCATTTTTCCGATTTGAAAAATAATTCCGTTGAAAGCCATATAAGCCCCGCGCTTGTTGTCATCCACAATAGTTGCAAGAATCGTTTGGCGTGTTGGCACATAGAGTAATTCGCCAATCGAAAGGACAGCCGTCGCAATCAACAAAACAATAAGACTATTTGCAAACGCACATACTGCAAATCCAATCGCAAACAACGAAAAGCCCACATACATAATCGGTTGTTGCGCTCGTTTTGTTACCCACCTTGCAATTGGTACTGTAAAGAGAACAATGAATAGCGTATTAACAGCAGTCAAAACACTCACAATTTGGACGCCATTGAGATTAACCTCGCCAAGTGGTCCAAAATTCACTAGAAAATGTTGAAAATCTTCCGCGAGTCGCACAGAAATATAATTACCACGTTGGTACTCAATCGACATAACAGCAATTCCACCAATAGTATATAGAAGAAAACGATAATCATGCAAAACTTGCCCATAGCTTTTGAACATCTCAAGCAAACCGTAAGAACCTTTTTCAGGGACTACTTTTAGTTCCAATGTTTCTGAAATTAAAATTATCGTTAGCCAAGCGGTGACAAACGACATAATTAGAAGCGCAACAAGGAGCGGAAATAGATAATCTACAAAAAACCATCCACCAACCATAATCCCAATCAGCATGGATAAATTATTCGCCCAATAACTAATCGAGTACATAAATGCGCGATTTTCCGGCGTGCTTACATCAATCAACATTGCCTCACCAGCAGGATTTACTAACCCTTGCGCCACACCGATAATAAGCAACATCGCAAAAGTAATCCAGGGAGAATGAAAAAATGGAGAATTACAAAGAACCATCCCAAGAAAAGCAAAAACTTTCAACACTTCGCCTGTTATCATCAATTTCCTGCGCCCAATAACATCTGCCAAATGCCCGCCGTATATTCCAGCAACAAATTGCACAAAAACATTAATCAGCAAAAGAACCCCAGCCACACTACTATTTATTTCCATCGTAAAATAAATGGCCAAAAACGGGAAAATCATTGAGCCAATTATTTTACTCAAAAACTGAATTAAAATCCGTGCGCGAATATTTGGATGTAGTTCCCTAAACATACTATCTCCTCCAGTTGGTTTTTTCTGACTACTCTGTTAGTATAAAAGGGAACAAAAAATATAAAAAGGGTATTTATCATATTATTATGTCCCCTTTTAACTTGGAGGCTCTCATGGATAAGGATTATTTCATTATGCGCGCTTATCTTTATAATGTAACTCCGGATTTACAAACAGCTTTTAAATTAAGTAATTTAGCTAATATTTGGTTTTGTACATCTAAAAACGCCAAACGAAAACTACAACAATATCAATCAAAAAATATTCTTCACTATGCTCCTGGATTAGGTCGTGGAAATCTCTCCAAAGTCACATTTCCAAAACCACTAGAAGAAGAAGTACTTAATGCTTTGAAAAAAAGTCTTGCTGAAGAATCATTTAGTGATATTTTATTTTTATCGCAACTACCGATTCCTAAAAGCTGGTTCGCAAGTATCTCTAATGAAATTCAACAATTGTTCGGTTTACAAATAACGGAAAACCAACAAGAAATTTTACGTTCCATCATTCGGCGAAAATTAACGACCCTTGACCCACTTCAAACATCTGTCTCCCTAGAAGCTTTTCTACTAACGCAAATTGGCGATACACTTGTTAAATATGATAAAAGTACCGACAAAGTAATTGCTCATATTGCTCATCACTGGAAAACTTCCGCTGACTACCGAGAATGGACATTTTATTTACGCAAAAGTGTTTTGTTCCATCACGGGCGAACACTCGATAGCGCGGATGTGAAATTCACCTTACTTCGTGCCAAACAACCTCAATCTGTCTCTTTTTGGCAAATGCAAGATATTCAAACAATTGATTGTACAAACAAATTCACACTTACCATTCGACTAAAAAAACCCGATCCATTTTTCATTCGCTATCTCTGTTCATCAAATATGGCTATCTTGCCACGCGATGAAACTTTCGATGAATATAAATGGATTTCGACCGGGCCATTCCGAATGGCAGAAAGAAGCGATGAACGTTTGATTTTAGAGGCTTTTGATGGATACTTTTTAACACGGCCACTACTTGACCGAGTAGAGTTTTGGACCGTAGAAAATAGTCAGGCGATTCAAACCACGCCAATTCAGTTCACTTCTGTTGATTATGAGGAAAATCCGGCCTATGTCGAGCATCGTAAAATCGGTGTTGGGGTTAATTTTCTTTGTTTTAACGGTCACCGCAATGGAGTCGCACAACACAAAGCTTTTCGTGAAGCCATCTACCATTTACTTGACTGCCAAAAAGCGCGTGATGAGTTATTCGAAAACTACGGCACAGTTGCTTCCAATTACTATCCCGAAAAGTCAATTATTCCTGAAAAACATCCTGAAAAAATTCCCGCTTTATTGAAAAAAGCAAACTATCAAGGAGAAAAAGTGATTTTTGGAACGACGCAGCATCCACTTGCTTTACAAGCTACAAAATGGATTTGCAACATGGCGGCAAAATTTGAAATTCATTTAGTGCCAAAGATAATTACTCATAAAGAAGCTTCTTATTCAACGATGCCAGAAGATGAAACCGATATGATGATGATGGGCGAAATCCCTTCATCTGACGGAGAAGTAGCTTATTTAGATTTTTTGAACAACCCATTTCTTTTACCTCAACACTTGTTAACTGCTGAAACGCTTGCTGAAATTACTACTCGTTTAGAAAAAATGAAATTAGAAAAAGACGCCGTTAAAAGAGACGCCTTACGCACTAATATTGATAGATGGTTAACAGAAAACTATCATTTAATTTATTTACATCATCCTGAACGAAGCCAGTCACTCCATTCGATGATAAAAGGAATTTCCGAAAATCCTTATGGCTATTTTGATTTAAGTAAAGTTTGGATAGAAACTAAACCGTCTATAACATCATAATTAAACTATAAATAATTCCATAAAGATAGAGACCTACATAAAGCAAGGCGAAGAGGAAGAAACAAAGCCGCCAGTATCCACGGATAATTTTCTTAAATTGAATCTCGCCTTCTTTTTTTGCCGCAATAAGCACAATGACAATCCCAAGTGTAAATAAAAATAACAGTATATAAAGTAAGAACGAATGTTCAAATAATACAATCATAAAGAAGTGAACAGCAATAATAAGAAAAAGTGTCGACATGTCTGCTGCAAACATTATTCTACGCTGGCTTTTCCGCATCCAAAGCCCCGAAATAAACATGGATAAAATAAATACTATTACAGGTAAAATAATTATAATTGCTGTTGAGTTAGTTAACCAATCAAACATTGCTTTCTCCTTCCAACCCTTTAATAATATGATATAACGTACGAAGCGTCGGAAGTGTCTTTCCTTCTCGTTCAGCTTTTTCTAAAATCGGAAGTACAATTCCATCAATTTCCGTTTTGCGCCCATGTTTTTTATCAAGTGCCATCGAAGAAAAATTGTTGGCAGTTACCCGGCAAATTTCTCTCACTTTCAAAGCCCCATTTTGAACTGGGAGAACTGTTTCCATTTCTTCCACAAGTAAATCAAGCAATTTATGCCATTCCGGATTCTTTAGAAGTTCTCCGTTTCGCACACCTAGAACTGCCGTTAACGGATTAATTACTGCATTGATAAATAATTTTTCTTGGATAATTTCTAGATAATTCACATGCTGTTCTACCGGGAAGTCCGGCACTGAATTTAACCAGTTTTCTAAAGAACCATCTAATTCGCCCTGATAAACGCTATATTTCGTTCGCCCGTGACCGCGCCAAACAACGGTCGTATCATTTTCTCGACCTGCCCCGTGTTCGCTGATGCCCACTAAAATGGTCCGCTTTTCGCCAAGTAGCGGTAAATTTTCTAAATGTCCGGCACCGTTTTGAATGAAAAGCATTGGTGTTTCGATCGGAACTGCTTGTAATAAAGGTAAAATCTCAAGTAACGAATACTGCTTCACCGCGACAATAAGCAACTGTTGTTTACTCAAAGCGGCTGTATCTGTCACTACTACAGCGTTAATATGTATAGTTTTTGTTGTTCCATTATCTATTAGTGAAATGCCTTTTTGTTTTAAAGCATTTGCTTGTTCTTCTCTTCGTGTAAAAAGGGTGAGATCGGCTTTTTCAGCAAGGTTAGCTGCATAAAGAAGCCCCATTGCACCCGCGCCAATAATACCAATTTTTATTTGGTTTCCCATTTCGTTCAGCTCCATATAGGTTAATGGTTTTATTTTAGCAGAAGTCGCATCAGTTTGCACTTTTAGACAAACAAAAACCTCGAAAGACCCATGGCGTCTTTCGAGGTTCGTCTTCAACAAGTGAAACGTCACCTGCTTTTAACAATATTAGCTGTTTGCTACATCTTTACCATCATATTGTCCACATTCAGGACATACGTGGTGGGAAAGTCTGTATTCGCCGCAATTCGAGCATTCGTTCATGCCCGGAAGTTGAAGTTTAACGTGTGTACGACGCTTACGCTTTTTGGCTTTTGAAGTTCTTCTAAAAGGTACTGCCATTTCCTTACACCTCCTTGACGATATCTAAGTACTTGTATCGTTAATCTAAGAAAAATTAATTTCTTAATATATTCCAGCTTCACGGGGAATTTAGTCTTCTTTTTTCTCATCGAAAAAATTAGCTAATCCCGCAAGACGAGGATCCACTTTTGGTTCTTTTGCGATTTTGTCTAGTAGATCAGCTTCTTCTGTTTTCATTTCCCATTCAGTTCCACGTGGAAGCTTGTCGATAACGAGCGCTTCTTCACTGAAAACTTGCATTGGAATTTCTACTAGTAAGAGTTCTTCTACCACCGGGGTTAAATCGACCATATCTTGTTCCATCACATGCCAAGATTCATCTAAAACTTGTTCTTTGGATTTCACAAAAGTTTCCGTCGCATGCACTTCATAAGGATAAACAACATCCTCAAGTGTACGGGCACATGGAAGCGTCCACTCACCTTTCATTGTAAGGTTAGCAACAACTTCTTCTGGGTGTACAATTAATTCCCCAGTTACTTCTACGGGGCTTGCATCACGAACGTCTATATTGTTCTCTTGAAAGAACTTTTTTAGATCAGCTTTTTCATTAATCGTGAAGTTGCTGTCACGATATTTTTTCAATTGACTGATAGACCATTTCATCCTACATCACTCCAAGCGCAACACAAAATATTATAGCTTTTTTAAAGGCTTTTGTCAATGGTTTTTCAGGGGATCAAAACACGGCTTGTTTTTTATGCTAAAATAGATTATCTAAGGAGGGAAACGAAATGAAAGCAACTGGAATTGTAGTAGAATACAACCCATTTCATAATGGGCATCAACTTCATTTAAACAAGGCACGCGAACTAACAAATCCTGATGTGGTTATTGCTGTTATGAGTGGTTCTTTTGTTCAGCGCGGCGAACCCGCTATCCTTCCTAAATGGGAACGAACCAAGATGGCGCTTGCTGCTGGTGTAGACATAGTTGTCGAACTACCTGTTGCCTTTTCGACCCAACACGCCACTATTTTCGCTGAAGAGTCAGTTCGAATTCTCGATGCACTCCATATAAATAGCTTATTTTTTGGAAGCGAGCACGGCTATGCTAATGATTTTTCCGAAGCTGCAAATAAGGCGGCTAATAATGAAGCAACTTTTAATCAAATGATAAAACATTCTTTGGAAAACAAAAAGATTTCTTATGCCAATGCTTATACACTCGCACTTGAAACATTACTTGGCGAAAAAAAACTGGACGTCACAAAACCAAATAACATTCTTGGGTTCCATTACGCCCTCGCTGTACAAAAGCAAAACCCAACTATTAAACTCCAATCCATTGCCCGAGAGCATGCTCAGTATCACGATGAACAAGCTACCCATACTTCCATTGCAAGTGCGACGGCTATCCGAAAAATGATGCTAGCTGGTGAATCCGAACAAGCAATGCGCTATTTACCAATAAGTTCACAGGAAATTTTACGAGCGTATACTGGCCCATTTTTATCGTGGGATAATTACTGGCCTTTCTTAAAGTTCCGGCTATTACAAGCAACTTCAGAGGAATTGAAATCAATTCGCGGAGTTAGTGAAGGCATTCAAAATCGGATGCAACTTGCTGCGACCACAGCGGAAAACTTCTTTGAATTTATAGAACAGACGAAAACAAAACGTTATAGCAATGCAAGACTACAGCGAACAGCATTGCAAATTTTGCTAAATGCGAAGGACACAAAAAGCAAGCCGTACATCCGGATTCTTGGTATGAGTAAGCTAGGGCAACGATATTTAGCACTTCATAAGAAGAATATACCTCTGCAAGTAGTTACCACAGCATCCAAAGCAAGCCCCGGGATACTGACAGAAGACTTAAAGGCAACAACGATTTACACACTCGCAAAAGGACTAGAATCATATCAAAAAGGGGACTTCCAAATCCCGCCAATTATGACTTTGTAAGCTTTTTCAGTTTTTAGTTGACTTTGATGTTCCAACTTTGCTATGATGTCTGTTCGACTCAAAAAACAGGAGGTATGTGTATGGTACAAGAATATATTCGATTAAAAGGAGCACGTGAAAACAATCTCCAAAATATTTCCCTAGATATCCCTAAACGAAAAATCACTATTTTTACTGGCGTGTCTGGATCCGGGAAATCTTCTATTGTATTTGAAACTATTGCTACAGAATCGCAAAGACAGCTGAATGAAACTTACAGTGCTTATCTTCGTAATTTTCTTCCAAAGTATAAACAACCTGACGCTGATTCAATTGAAAACCTCTCCACCTCTGTTATTATTGATCAGAAAAGACTTGGCGGTAATTCCCGCTCAACGCTCGGAACTATCACTGATATTAACTCTATTTTACGATTACTTTTTTCCCGAGTCGGCAAACCGAGCATCGGGACAGCAAATCTATTTTCATTTAATGATCCTGCTGGTATGTGCCCTGATTGTCACGGGGTTGGTCAGAAAGTAACGGTTGATTTAGTCAAATTACTCGACCCAAATAAATCACTAAAAGAAGGCGCCATCCTTTTCCCAACTTTTTCAGTGGACTCATGGTACTGGAATTCCTATGCTTATTCCGGCTTTTTTGATGTGGATAAAAAAATAAAAGATTATACCGAAGAAGAGTATGAACTACTTTTAAATGGTAAAGATATTAAGGTATTCCTAGAAACACCGATGGGCAGCATGAACGCAAGCTATGAAGGATTAATTCCGAAGTTCAATCGGCTTTACATCCAAAAAGAAGGTGATATGTCTGCTTCTACCAAAAAACGCGTTGATAAATTTACACATATTGCGCATTGTGATACTTGTTCTGGAACAAGACTCTCCAAGCAAGCCCTTTCTTGTAAAATAAATGAAGCTAATATTGCGGACTATACCGCGATGCAATTAGACGAACTAAAACAAGCCATTGCTGAAATTAAAGATCCAATTGCCGTTCCGATGATTAAAAGTGTCACCGAACGATTGCAACATTTAATTGATATTGGTTTAGGCTATATGACTCTCGACCGCCAAACTGCTTCCCTTTCTGGTGGAGAATCACAACGCGTCAAAATGATTCGTCACTTAAATAGTAGCTTAACGGACTTACTTTACATTTTTGACGAGCCAAGCATTGGACTTCATCCGCGTGATGTCCACCGGTTAAATGAACTACTAGTGAAATTGCGTGATAAAGGAAATACGATTCTAGTTGTTGAACATGATCCAGATGTCATCAAAATCGCTGACCATATTGTTGATGTTGGTCCACATGCTGGGAAACATGGCGGAGAAATTCAGTTTGTCGGTAGTTATAACGATTTACTTAAATCAGATACGTTAACTGGCAGATTTTTGAACCGTCACTTACCTATTAATGATAAACCACGCTCACCAAAAGGTTTCTTAACTACCGAGAAAAGCAGCCAGTTTAACTTAAAAAATATTCAAGCAAACATTCCGAAAGAAGTACTTACTGTGATAACGGGGGTTGCTGGTTCCGGGAAAAGCACATTGATTAATTCAGTGTTTCTCAAAGAATATCCTGATGCGATTATGATTGATCAATCGGCGGCTCATGCGAATATTCGCTCCAATCCAGCCACCTATACTGGAATTATGGACCCAATCAGAAAAGCATTTGGGAAAGAAAACGATGTTAGCCCGTCTTTATTCAGTTATAACTCCAAAGGCGCTTGCGAAAATTGCAAAGGACTTGGCTTCACTACCATGGATTTAGCTTTCATGGATTCAATTCGCACCCCTTGCGAAGTCTGTCATGGCAAGCGTTTCCAAGAGTCCGTCCTAGCTTATAAACTAGATGGTAAGTCTATCAGTGATGTTTTAGAGTTAACTGTTTCCGAAGCGCTTGATTTCTTTACAGATAAAAAAATCTTGAAGAAAATTAGCGCGATGGAAGAAGTTGGAATTGGCTATGTGACACTTGGTCAGGCACTTAGCACACTTTCTGGCGGAGAGTGCCAACGTCTAAAACTTGCGAATGAACTTCATAAAAAAGGTTCGATTTACATTATGGATGAGCCAACTACTGGGCTGCATATGTCTGATATCGAACACATTTTGACGATTATCAATTCGCTCGTAAGTAAGGGCAACACAGTGATTGTGATTGAGCATAACATTGATATTATTCGAAATGCTGACTGGATTATTGACCTCGGACCAGAAGGCGGAAGTGCAGGTGGGCAAATTATTTTTGAAGGAGCACCAATGGACTTACTTCAAAACAAACAATCTTTAACTGCACAATATTTATAAGAAGCTATATAAAAAGCAACCGTAGCAAACAATTGATTTGCTACGGTTGCTTTTATTTATTGTCATTTCTCTAAAAAATCGACAGCATCTTGGAACGTTTTCACTGGTACAATTTTCATTTTTGAGTCAATATCTTTGGCTGTTTTTACTGCTGTGTCATAATTACTTTCGATAGATGGGTCGCTTTTTTTCATTTCTGCGGTAATTGGATCATTTGGTGCAAAGAAGATTTTCGCACCACTCTTGTCGGCTGCAACTACTTTTTGGTCAATTCCGCCGATTCTTCCAACGGTTCCATCAGGATCAATCGTCCCTGTCCCAGCAATTTTCTTACCATCTGTTAAATCATCTTTTTGGAAACGGCTATAAATTTCTAGGCTAAACATTAAGCCAGCTGATGGTCCGCCAATTTTTTCAGAATCGATTTTCACTTCAGGGACGGCGGTGATTTTTTCGTCATCTACAAGTGTAATCCCAATTCCTGGCGTACCTTTTTTATCAATTGCTGTAAGTTCGATAGTTGCTTCTTCATTTTTATCGCCGTGTTTGTATTTTATTTTAACGGTGTCGCCAACTTTTTTGCTATGAATGTAATCAATGAATTCTTGGCTTGATTTAAAAGCATGACCATCTATTTCAGTAATTAAATCCCCTGCATGTAAAACTTTTGCAGCAGGAACATCTTCCATAACGCTTAGAACATAGACCCCATCATATGTTACTTTCACTTCTTGTCCAGCAGCTTTGTAGGCAACTTGGATTGCGTTGTTTTTTGATTCATTCATCATTTGCATTTGACGAACATTATATTCTTCATCGGTTTCGTCTTCGTACTTGATTTCGCTATCTTTTTCGAGTTCATGGTAGGGAAGAAATTTTGCCGTCATATATGTATAAATGTTAGCTTTTCCCATGGCAATCGTGACTAGACTTAGCGATCCGTCTTTATTATTAGGATGGTCCTCAACCGTAACGAGTGGTGCAAGTTCCTCGGTTCCTCCAGGTTTTGAAATATAGTACGGAACTGGAATAAAAAAGCCAGCTATAATAATTAGCAACAGCACTATCGCCGTTATTTTTTTCCACTCTTTACGCATTTTTCTGTCCATCTCCTACTTATTAAATTTTGCTTGAATTGCTTGATTTACGATATCTGGAACTAGTTCGCTAATATCACCTTGATACTGCGCAACTTCTTTAACCATACTAGAGCTTAAAAATGAATATTTCGTATTAGTCATTACGAAAAAAGTTTCAATTGTGGCATTTAGCGTCCGGTTCATGGAAGCGATTTGCATTTCATATTCAAAGTCACTAACCGCTCTTAGCCCCCTAACAATTGCCGTTGCCCCGCGCATAGCAGCATAATCAACCGTTAAACCGCTGGCGCTCTCGACTTGAACATTCGGCAAATGAGCAGTCACTTGTTTAATCATTTCCATACGCTCTTCTACATTAAAAAGCGGTTTTTTAGATGAATTATTTAAAACAGATACATACAATACGTCAAAAATTTTCGCTGCACGTTCAATGATGTCCAAATGTCCGTTTGTAATTGGATCAAACGTTCCTGGGATGACTGCAATTTTTTCTTCCATCTCTACGCCTCCTGAAATTCAAATATGGATAAAACGGTAATTCCATATGAAACGGCTTTAATTTTAACGAAATTTCCAACTGTATCTGGCATAATCGCTTCTTTGTCGTGTTCACAAATGATTCTGCCGTTTTCACTCACTAATGCTAATTTTTCCAGTTGTAAAAGTAACTTTTCTAATTGTTGTTTTTTATAAGGCGGATCTAAAAAAACTAAATCAAATTTCCATTCGTTTTTGTGGAGTAGTTTGAGTGCTCGTTCGGCTTCATTCCGATAAACTTCTGCTCGATCAGTAAAATGGCAACTTTCTAAATTTAAGCGAATCGTTTTAATTGCTGCTTGAGCTTGGTCAATAAAAACAGCTCGCTCGGCACCTCTACTTAATGCTTCAATCCCAAGACCGCCACTACCAGCAAATAAATCAAGAACGACATCCCCATCAAAAAATGGTCCAATAATGGAAAATAACGATTCTTTTACTTTGTCTGTTGTTGGTCTAGTATTATTTCCTGGAACAGCTTTCAATGCATGTCCTTTACGTTCTCCTGCAATGACTCTCATCTTTTTTCGCACAACCTTTACTTCAATGTCTTTTTTACTTTATCATAAATAGGTACAAAAAAACAGCAAGACTAGTTAAAATAGCCTCGCCGTAATAATTAAATACTGATTTGTACGTCTTCATTTTTATGTTCATACATTAGTTCTTTTTTGGATTCGTATTCTGTTTTTAAGAATGGACGGAAAGACATTTCCACGCGTTTCACATAATGAAATCTGGAAACTTTGTTGGAGATATCTTCTACTTCCGCCATATCACAATATAAAACCGCATATTTTAGTTTACGCGATACGTAATGAACATTGCCGAATCGTTTCAAAGATCTAACTTGTTTTAAATGATTCATCCAAACGACGATTGCCTGTCTGTCATTTTCCATTGTTTAAGCCCCTTCTTTTTAGAATAACCATTACGCTGAACAACCGCAGCCTCCCCCGCTGCCACAACTTCCACTTGAACAAGCAGATTTTGTTTCGAAAAACGGATTACCAGTTGGTACTTTGATATTGTCCGAAACGGCACTTGCCAGTAGTAAACTGATTTCGTCAAGTAAAGACTGTAAATCCATCTCTGCCCGGCGATATGCTGCCACGTTTTGGTCCATGTCGACTTCGCGTTTATAAGCACGAGTTTTTCTAGTTACTTCTTTATAGTCAGGATGATACCGGCCGAACCGCTGTACTTCCTCATATTGTTCTTTTATTCGTATAAACTGACGAATATTTTTTTGGCTTGTTGGATCATCCAATAATGTTTGTTTAGCGCGCTTATAATTTTGCGCTTCCTCGGAGTCTAGAATCATGCCAGCAAGCTCATCTGATAAGTCGAGTAGCGCCATATTTTCCATTGTAGCGAGCATCTAGCCACCTCCATATTACTTGCTTGTTTTATTATACCATATAACCATTATTTAATAATAAAATTTTGCGTATAGTATTTTTGATACGTCCCCGCTCCCATGTAGGTATACGTACCATCTAGTAAATTATCACGATGACCCTTGGAATTTAGCCACCCTTCCACCGCTGCAGCACTATCAACATAATTAAAAGCGATATTTTCTCCCGCTTTTGTATATTTGACATTACCAGTTTTTAGTCGATTGCTTAAATCACCCTTCGTTGGAGAATTGTGGTCGAAATAGTCGTTTTCCTTCATATCCACACTATGTCCGTAAGCAACTTTTGCAACTTCTTCGTCCCAAGCAACTTCTTCCACACCATAACGATCACGAATAACATTAGTAATTTCTAGCACTTGTTTACTTGAAGCATCGTCAATTTTATTCCAATCTTCTGGAGAAAGTTTTTCTTCATAAATCTCGCCTTGATATGATAATTCATAAGGTCGCATTTTGATGAAAGATAGTTTATTCAAGTAACGTACACTTACTAATTTTGCTTTAAATTTATCAAAATTAAGTTGCGCATAAACCCCGCTTCCAATATTTATAATTGGTCGCGCATTTAAGTCTTCTTCTGAAAGTTCGAATTTATAATAACTATCTTTATAATTAAATGATATTTCGGATTGTAAATTAGCATCTGTAAATACTTTTTCGGCAGACATTCCGATAGTATATGGCATAACATTCAAATCTTGTCCAAGCGCATAAATCGTTTGAACTGTATTATTTGTTACACCTACTTGCATGTAACTAGTCCCTGGTTGATTATAAATATAATTATCGTAACCATATGCTGACTTATCAACGCGCACAGGGTCGCCAAATTCTTTTGTTACTTCTTTAATATTTTTATTAATAAATCTTGCTAAGCTAGAGCTATCTTCCACTTGTTTAGGATTTTCATTTGTTGTTTTTTTATTGTCAGGAAAATTTGATTTGGTAGCAGTATCTTCTGCGGTGTTTTTTTCAACTGATTTACTAAAAAATAGATCTGTGTTATATCCAATGAATAGGCAAATGATTAATAGCACAGCTACTCGCATAATAAATTTCACATTTTGCCCTCCCCGGCATTATTTTTGTATTCTCTTGGTGTAACTTCCATTTTACCAATTCTAGTATCATTTGAAAAGTTTTAAAACCAAAAAAAACAATTACAGAAGCGCGCTGCAAAAACTGCACTGCTCCGTAATTGTTTTAGCTTTATAGAAAAATTGATATTACTACCATTGCAACGAACAAAATCGTCATATAGTTTAATGAATATACGAACATCCATTTAGCCCATTTAATACTGTCTTCCATTTTAAAACCGTAAATGCTAAGTGCTAGCCAGCCGATGTTCAATAGAGTAGCTAAAATAACATAAACAATTCCTAAGTCAAACATGAAAAACGGTAAAATAGTTAATAAGATAACCCAGAAAAACATACTTTTTTTCGTGCGCTCAATACCTTTTACAACTGGTAGCATTGGAATTCCAGCAGCAGCGTATTCTTCTTTCCGCTTAATTGCAATAGCGTAGAAATGCGGTGGTTGCCAGCAAAACATTACTAGGAATAACATAATTGGCACGATGCTAAAACTCGGCTCAACAGCAAACCAACCAATAAGTGGCGGTACAGCCCCTGAAAAACTACCAATAATCGTATTACTCACTAATTTTCTTTTTGCATAAAGTGAATAAACGACGACATACAAAAAGACACCGATAACGCCAAGCAGACCTGCTTGCCAAGTCGTCATAAAGAGCATAATTGTTCCAACAAGACCTAACACAATAGCGACCATTAACGCACGTTTTCCAGAAATTTTCCCTGTCATTGTTGGTCTGTTTTTAGTTCGTTCCATAATTCCATCAATATCCCGGTCGATGACATTGTT from the Listeria seeligeri serovar 1/2b str. SLCC3954 genome contains:
- a CDS encoding nucleotidyltransferase; translation: MKATGIVVEYNPFHNGHQLHLNKARELTNPDVVIAVMSGSFVQRGEPAILPKWERTKMALAAGVDIVVELPVAFSTQHATIFAEESVRILDALHINSLFFGSEHGYANDFSEAANKAANNEATFNQMIKHSLENKKISYANAYTLALETLLGEKKLDVTKPNNILGFHYALAVQKQNPTIKLQSIAREHAQYHDEQATHTSIASATAIRKMMLAGESEQAMRYLPISSQEILRAYTGPFLSWDNYWPFLKFRLLQATSEELKSIRGVSEGIQNRMQLAATTAENFFEFIEQTKTKRYSNARLQRTALQILLNAKDTKSKPYIRILGMSKLGQRYLALHKKNIPLQVVTTASKASPGILTEDLKATTIYTLAKGLESYQKGDFQIPPIMTL
- a CDS encoding ATP-binding cassette domain-containing protein; amino-acid sequence: MVQEYIRLKGARENNLQNISLDIPKRKITIFTGVSGSGKSSIVFETIATESQRQLNETYSAYLRNFLPKYKQPDADSIENLSTSVIIDQKRLGGNSRSTLGTITDINSILRLLFSRVGKPSIGTANLFSFNDPAGMCPDCHGVGQKVTVDLVKLLDPNKSLKEGAILFPTFSVDSWYWNSYAYSGFFDVDKKIKDYTEEEYELLLNGKDIKVFLETPMGSMNASYEGLIPKFNRLYIQKEGDMSASTKKRVDKFTHIAHCDTCSGTRLSKQALSCKINEANIADYTAMQLDELKQAIAEIKDPIAVPMIKSVTERLQHLIDIGLGYMTLDRQTASLSGGESQRVKMIRHLNSSLTDLLYIFDEPSIGLHPRDVHRLNELLVKLRDKGNTILVVEHDPDVIKIADHIVDVGPHAGKHGGEIQFVGSYNDLLKSDTLTGRFLNRHLPINDKPRSPKGFLTTEKSSQFNLKNIQANIPKEVLTVITGVAGSGKSTLINSVFLKEYPDAIMIDQSAAHANIRSNPATYTGIMDPIRKAFGKENDVSPSLFSYNSKGACENCKGLGFTTMDLAFMDSIRTPCEVCHGKRFQESVLAYKLDGKSISDVLELTVSEALDFFTDKKILKKISAMEEVGIGYVTLGQALSTLSGGECQRLKLANELHKKGSIYIMDEPTTGLHMSDIEHILTIINSLVSKGNTVIVIEHNIDIIRNADWIIDLGPEGGSAGGQIIFEGAPMDLLQNKQSLTAQYL
- a CDS encoding SepM family pheromone-processing serine protease, with translation MRKEWKKITAIVLLLIIIAGFFIPVPYYISKPGGTEELAPLVTVEDHPNNKDGSLSLVTIAMGKANIYTYMTAKFLPYHELEKDSEIKYEDETDEEYNVRQMQMMNESKNNAIQVAYKAAGQEVKVTYDGVYVLSVMEDVPAAKVLHAGDLITEIDGHAFKSSQEFIDYIHSKKVGDTVKIKYKHGDKNEEATIELTAIDKKGTPGIGITLVDDEKITAVPEVKIDSEKIGGPSAGLMFSLEIYSRFQKDDLTDGKKIAGTGTIDPDGTVGRIGGIDQKVVAADKSGAKIFFAPNDPITAEMKKSDPSIESNYDTAVKTAKDIDSKMKIVPVKTFQDAVDFLEK
- the coaD gene encoding pantetheine-phosphate adenylyltransferase, with the protein product MEEKIAVIPGTFDPITNGHLDIIERAAKIFDVLYVSVLNNSSKKPLFNVEERMEMIKQVTAHLPNVQVESASGLTVDYAAMRGATAIVRGLRAVSDFEYEMQIASMNRTLNATIETFFVMTNTKYSFLSSSMVKEVAQYQGDISELVPDIVNQAIQAKFNK
- the rsmD gene encoding 16S rRNA (guanine(966)-N(2))-methyltransferase RsmD; its protein translation is MRVIAGERKGHALKAVPGNNTRPTTDKVKESLFSIIGPFFDGDVVLDLFAGSGGLGIEALSRGAERAVFIDQAQAAIKTIRLNLESCHFTDRAEVYRNEAERALKLLHKNEWKFDLVFLDPPYKKQQLEKLLLQLEKLALVSENGRIICEHDKEAIMPDTVGNFVKIKAVSYGITVLSIFEFQEA
- a CDS encoding YlbG family protein, producing MENDRQAIVVWMNHLKQVRSLKRFGNVHYVSRKLKYAVLYCDMAEVEDISNKVSRFHYVKRVEMSFRPFLKTEYESKKELMYEHKNEDVQISI